A section of the Acidimicrobiia bacterium genome encodes:
- a CDS encoding glycosyltransferase 87 family protein: protein MTASTPQLVRSRAPRTVLLVGCVVATAIPIATPTLVPPTGQVFLVVAATLAAVAYAVLEGRDSRLGLAPLVVAVGALLAVSVVAPPRGSHDIWSYVMYGRIASVHHANPYVTLPAAFPHDPFVTRVASGWRHTPSVYGATFTAYSAAVTWLAGGSALGARLAFQGLAAGAVVAALVLLWRRYRRPAVVAMLGLQPVVWISVVNNGHNDAVVGLAILVGALLLATGHVRVAAVALALAATVKLTAALAVVGGAIWLWRREGTRVATVFSSIAAVVVAAAYAPVVATNLGALSGADHRVSRGSSWNPSLHWFVSAAGGRHLLAGLTRAQALSTLTVAALVVVAVAAVVLAMKRSSSRDASGSVGSATAAYLFGGSYVLPWYSLWVLPTAAARDRSWTTWVIAIQAGVLAAIYQMPQTPTGAALDGDLRFVLTRVAPILLLVAFVVTFVVESTRTAPRGPDRVFAYAPLPRGDRVVA from the coding sequence GTGACGGCCTCCACACCGCAACTCGTGCGGTCGAGGGCGCCGCGCACGGTCCTCCTCGTGGGTTGCGTCGTCGCGACCGCCATCCCGATCGCGACGCCGACCCTCGTCCCGCCGACGGGTCAGGTGTTCCTCGTCGTCGCGGCGACGCTCGCGGCGGTCGCGTACGCGGTCCTCGAGGGCCGCGACTCGCGCCTCGGCCTCGCACCCTTGGTCGTCGCGGTCGGCGCGCTGCTGGCCGTCTCCGTCGTGGCTCCGCCGCGCGGCTCCCACGACATCTGGTCGTACGTGATGTACGGACGGATCGCGTCGGTCCACCACGCCAATCCGTACGTCACGTTGCCGGCCGCGTTCCCACATGACCCGTTCGTGACGCGGGTCGCGTCCGGATGGCGGCACACGCCGTCCGTCTACGGCGCGACGTTCACGGCGTACTCGGCCGCGGTCACGTGGCTCGCCGGCGGTTCGGCGCTCGGTGCCCGGCTGGCGTTCCAGGGTCTCGCCGCCGGCGCGGTCGTCGCCGCGCTCGTTCTGCTCTGGCGCCGCTACCGCCGGCCCGCGGTCGTCGCGATGCTGGGTCTGCAGCCCGTCGTGTGGATCAGCGTCGTCAACAACGGGCACAACGACGCGGTCGTCGGTCTCGCCATCCTCGTCGGCGCGCTGTTGCTCGCGACGGGTCACGTTCGTGTCGCGGCCGTCGCGCTCGCGCTGGCCGCGACCGTGAAGCTCACCGCGGCGCTCGCGGTCGTCGGCGGTGCGATCTGGCTGTGGCGCCGCGAAGGGACGCGCGTCGCGACGGTCTTCTCGTCGATCGCGGCGGTCGTCGTCGCCGCGGCATACGCGCCCGTCGTCGCGACGAACCTGGGCGCGCTGTCGGGTGCGGACCATCGCGTCAGCCGAGGCTCGTCGTGGAACCCCTCGCTGCACTGGTTCGTGTCCGCCGCCGGTGGCCGGCACCTCCTCGCGGGTCTGACGCGCGCGCAGGCGCTGTCGACGCTCACCGTCGCGGCACTGGTCGTCGTCGCCGTCGCGGCCGTCGTGCTCGCGATGAAGCGGTCGTCCTCGCGTGACGCGTCCGGGAGCGTCGGCTCCGCGACCGCGGCATACCTGTTCGGCGGGTCGTACGTGCTCCCGTGGTACTCGCTGTGGGTGCTCCCCACGGCAGCCGCGCGCGATCGCTCGTGGACGACGTGGGTCATCGCGATCCAAGCCGGCGTCCTCGCCGCGATCTACCAGATGCCACAGACGCCGACGGGCGCCGCGCTCGACGGCGATCTGCGCTTCGTCCTCACCCGCGTCGCGCCGATCCTGTTGCTCGTCGCGTTCGTGGTCACGTTCGTCGTCGAGAGCACCCGGACAGCACCGCGCGGGCCGGACCGCGTTTTCGCGTACGCGCCGTTGCCGCGCGGTGACCGGGTGGTGGCGTGA
- a CDS encoding acyl-CoA dehydrogenase — translation MEFAESDERTMLRHAVRDIAASYGHEYYARQARTGGRTTELWDAIAEPGFLGVHLPEQYGGGGGGMGELQVVCEEVAAQGCPLLLILVSAAISAELIKNFGNDAQKQRWLPDLATGTKMVFAITEPDAGSNSHNIATTAVRDGDVYRVRGTKTFISGVDEAPWMVVVVRTSTDEASGRGRLSLLVVDTDAPGLEATAIPVEIAAPEKQYQLFFDDVEVPADRLLGTEGDGLRQVFSGLNPERIMSASICVGIGRYALERASRYANERQVWGVPIGCHQGIAHPLAEAKIEVELARLMTMKAAWAHDHERDRVVAGEAANMAKFAAAEAGLHALDAAIQTHGGNGMATEYGLADLWGMVRLLRIAPVSREMVLNFVANQSLGLPKSY, via the coding sequence ATGGAGTTCGCCGAGAGCGACGAGCGCACGATGCTGCGGCACGCGGTCCGCGACATCGCCGCGTCATACGGGCACGAGTACTACGCCCGCCAGGCGCGGACCGGCGGCCGCACGACCGAGCTCTGGGATGCGATCGCCGAGCCGGGGTTCCTCGGCGTCCACCTCCCCGAGCAGTACGGCGGAGGCGGCGGTGGCATGGGCGAGCTGCAGGTCGTCTGCGAGGAGGTCGCCGCGCAGGGCTGCCCGCTGCTTCTGATCCTCGTGTCGGCCGCGATCTCCGCCGAGCTGATCAAGAACTTCGGGAACGACGCGCAGAAGCAGCGATGGCTCCCGGACCTGGCGACCGGCACGAAGATGGTCTTCGCGATCACGGAACCGGACGCGGGGTCGAACAGTCACAACATCGCGACCACCGCCGTGCGCGACGGCGACGTGTACCGCGTGCGGGGGACCAAGACGTTCATCTCCGGCGTGGACGAGGCACCGTGGATGGTGGTCGTGGTCCGGACGAGCACCGACGAGGCGAGCGGCCGGGGCCGCCTGTCGCTGCTCGTCGTCGACACCGACGCGCCCGGGCTCGAGGCCACCGCGATCCCGGTCGAGATCGCGGCGCCCGAGAAGCAGTACCAGCTCTTCTTCGACGACGTCGAGGTGCCGGCCGATCGCCTGCTCGGGACCGAGGGCGACGGGCTGCGCCAGGTGTTCAGCGGTCTCAACCCCGAGCGGATCATGAGCGCGTCGATCTGCGTCGGCATCGGACGGTACGCGCTCGAGCGCGCGTCGCGGTACGCGAACGAGCGCCAGGTGTGGGGCGTGCCGATCGGCTGCCACCAGGGCATCGCGCACCCGCTGGCCGAGGCGAAGATCGAGGTGGAGCTCGCTCGCCTCATGACGATGAAGGCCGCGTGGGCGCACGACCACGAGCGCGACCGCGTCGTCGCGGGAGAGGCCGCGAACATGGCGAAGTTCGCCGCGGCAGAGGCGGGCCTGCACGCGCTCGACGCCGCCATCCAGACGCACGGCGGCAACGGGATGGCGACCGAGTACGGCCTCGCCGACCTCTGGGGCATGGTCCGACTGCTGCGCATCGCGCCCGTCAGCCGCGAGATGGTCCTGAACTTCGTCGCGAACCAGTCGCTCGGGTTGCCGAAGTCGTACTGA
- a CDS encoding DMT family transporter, which translates to MVRVAARRSRAATRVGALGAVLLAVVGWSASTLFVRAAHADAVVFTTWRLWFALPPLYALVVLRRRRDTTSIVVPRGVSRSRWILVLVGGGAFFASSAATAFAAIDLTRLLDVTLITSLQPVIVMAFAASFLAERVTVRQYLMASVAIAGTIVVASAASGSGTWSLAGDLVAVVSLVLNAGWFLYGRAVRARFAVDPIAFMLGVLGTAAVLLTPVAVITAGGLALPAAAVGFAACTMTTGTTAHCLMVWAHRYVPASVSAPLLLAEPPLVAVAAWMLFGEALGAVEIVGSLVVVAVLVAMVRDQSLERVEQETPDPLAPA; encoded by the coding sequence ATGGTTCGTGTCGCGGCGCGACGTTCGCGCGCCGCCACGCGCGTGGGTGCGCTCGGTGCGGTGCTCCTCGCGGTCGTCGGCTGGTCGGCATCGACGCTGTTCGTGCGGGCCGCGCACGCGGACGCCGTCGTCTTCACGACGTGGCGTCTGTGGTTCGCGTTGCCGCCGCTGTACGCGCTCGTCGTGCTCCGCCGTCGGCGCGACACGACGAGCATCGTCGTCCCCCGCGGCGTCAGCCGATCGCGGTGGATCCTCGTCCTGGTGGGAGGGGGCGCGTTCTTCGCGTCGTCCGCCGCGACCGCGTTCGCCGCGATCGACCTCACGCGGCTGCTCGACGTCACGCTGATCACGTCGTTGCAACCGGTGATCGTCATGGCGTTCGCCGCTTCGTTCCTCGCGGAGCGCGTCACCGTCCGCCAGTACCTGATGGCGTCGGTCGCGATCGCGGGCACGATCGTCGTCGCGAGCGCCGCGTCGGGCAGCGGGACGTGGAGCCTCGCCGGCGATCTCGTCGCGGTGGTGAGCCTCGTGCTGAACGCGGGCTGGTTCCTCTACGGCCGAGCCGTGCGGGCCCGCTTCGCCGTCGACCCGATCGCGTTCATGCTCGGCGTCCTCGGGACGGCCGCGGTCCTGCTGACGCCCGTCGCGGTGATCACCGCGGGCGGGCTCGCGTTGCCCGCCGCGGCCGTCGGGTTCGCGGCGTGCACCATGACGACCGGGACGACCGCGCACTGCCTGATGGTGTGGGCCCACCGGTACGTGCCGGCATCGGTCTCCGCGCCCCTGCTCCTCGCCGAGCCTCCGCTCGTCGCGGTGGCCGCGTGGATGCTGTTCGGGGAGGCACTGGGCGCGGTCGAGATCGTCGGTTCGCTCGTGGTCGTGGCGGTCCTCGTCGCCATGGTGCGCGACCAGTCGCTCGAACGCGTCGAGCAGGAGACGCCCGACCCGCTCGCGCCCGCCTGA
- a CDS encoding phosphatase PAP2 family protein, which yields MRSFIIFCAQYLIAIAGVAALGVVVYRLRGASRRRIVSYVVMVVLIFGISFVVARIASAVYHDPRPFVVEHKKPYISHPADNGFPSDHALLAAAFVAAVALVDVWLAVPFVVLAGLVDWGRVASRLHHVTDVVGSTVIVAVVTLVVVAVAAAGDARGWWRTRDELDPAERT from the coding sequence GTGCGGTCGTTCATCATCTTCTGTGCGCAGTACCTGATCGCGATCGCCGGCGTGGCCGCGCTCGGTGTCGTCGTCTACCGGCTGCGCGGCGCGTCACGGCGTCGCATCGTGTCGTACGTCGTCATGGTCGTTCTCATCTTCGGCATCAGCTTCGTCGTCGCGCGGATCGCGTCGGCCGTGTACCACGATCCCCGACCGTTCGTCGTCGAGCACAAGAAGCCGTACATCTCGCACCCGGCCGACAACGGCTTCCCGTCCGACCACGCGCTGCTCGCCGCGGCGTTCGTCGCCGCGGTCGCGCTCGTCGACGTCTGGCTCGCGGTCCCGTTCGTCGTGCTCGCGGGCTTGGTGGACTGGGGCCGCGTCGCGAGCCGCCTGCACCACGTGACCGACGTCGTCGGCAGCACGGTGATCGTCGCGGTCGTGACGCTCGTGGTCGTCGCCGTCGCGGCGGCGGGTGACGCGCGGGGATGGTGGCGGACGCGCGACGAGCTCGATCCCGCCGAACGCACTTAG
- a CDS encoding HAMP domain-containing sensor histidine kinase, with translation MTRRITTAIVSVVIVVVVLFGTPLAIAVRRLYHDSELDKLERKAAAATRQVPDSVLTHHAPIRLRAPHGVKLAVYDPSGVRIAGEGPLHADGAVLSALHGRDVDRTGSGQLVSAVPIENDATVIAVMRAATSDAAMQWRIHRAWLLMGALAVVTIAIGMVVARRRARHVAAPLDELAAAAQRVGEGDFSVHFARAGIEELDRLAEVLEHSTQRLEELLVRERTFSRNASHQLRTPLAALRVQLEGALLQGTDDDETLLEAIVQIDRLEATIEDLLSLARGAGVATRLDVDALLGDIARTWGPPLAAAGRNLEMRVDEGLPDVRAEQGAIRQILDVLVSNALEHGAGDVGVRARRVGDGLALDVADEGPGTSAASLRQVQHREPASVHKGGHKGIGMSIAYALAETQGARIVLDHDGPRPIFSVVLAGSARPTPRVQPDDEQPEEPRARPASSF, from the coding sequence ATGACTCGTCGCATCACGACCGCGATCGTCTCAGTCGTGATCGTGGTCGTGGTCCTGTTCGGCACGCCGCTCGCGATCGCGGTGCGGCGGCTGTACCACGACAGCGAGCTCGACAAGCTGGAGCGCAAGGCCGCCGCGGCGACGCGCCAGGTCCCCGACTCGGTGCTCACGCACCACGCGCCGATCCGTCTGCGCGCGCCGCACGGGGTGAAGCTCGCCGTCTACGACCCGAGCGGCGTGCGCATCGCGGGTGAGGGCCCGCTGCACGCGGACGGTGCCGTGCTGAGCGCGTTGCACGGTCGTGACGTCGACCGGACGGGAAGCGGGCAGCTCGTCAGCGCGGTCCCGATCGAGAACGACGCGACCGTGATCGCCGTCATGCGCGCCGCGACGTCCGACGCGGCGATGCAGTGGCGCATCCACCGGGCCTGGCTGCTGATGGGCGCCCTTGCGGTCGTCACGATCGCGATCGGCATGGTCGTCGCGCGGCGGCGCGCGCGGCACGTCGCGGCACCGCTCGACGAGCTCGCCGCGGCTGCGCAACGCGTGGGCGAAGGCGACTTCTCCGTCCACTTCGCGCGCGCGGGCATCGAGGAGCTCGACCGTCTCGCCGAGGTGCTCGAGCACAGCACGCAGCGTCTGGAGGAACTGCTGGTGCGTGAGCGGACGTTCAGCCGCAACGCGTCCCACCAGTTGCGCACGCCGCTCGCCGCCCTCCGCGTGCAACTCGAGGGCGCGCTGTTGCAGGGCACGGACGACGACGAGACGCTGCTCGAGGCGATCGTGCAGATCGACCGGCTCGAGGCGACGATCGAGGACCTCCTGTCGCTCGCGCGTGGTGCGGGTGTCGCGACGAGGCTCGACGTCGACGCGCTCCTCGGCGACATCGCGCGCACCTGGGGCCCACCGCTCGCCGCCGCGGGCCGCAACCTGGAGATGCGCGTCGACGAGGGTCTGCCCGACGTGCGCGCCGAGCAGGGCGCGATCCGTCAGATCCTCGACGTGCTCGTGTCCAACGCGCTCGAGCATGGCGCGGGTGACGTGGGCGTGCGGGCGCGACGTGTGGGCGACGGGCTCGCGCTCGACGTCGCCGACGAGGGGCCCGGGACGAGCGCGGCGTCGCTGCGCCAGGTCCAGCATCGCGAGCCCGCGTCGGTGCACAAGGGCGGGCACAAGGGCATCGGGATGAGCATCGCCTACGCGCTCGCCGAGACCCAGGGGGCGCGCATCGTGCTCGACCACGACGGGCCGCGTCCGATCTTCAGCGTCGTCCTGGCGGGGAGTGCGCGCCCCACGCCGCGTGTGCAGCCGGACGACGAGCAGCCCGAGGAGCCCCGCGCGCGACCAGCCAGCTCGTTCTGA
- a CDS encoding response regulator transcription factor — MTVRMHEEPQPTDAGRVLLVEDDTAIADGLARALRSQGYAVAVASTAADALAAGGVSPPDLVLLDLGLPDADGVDVCRRLRRDHPSLPIVILTARTDEVDVVVGLDAGANDYVSKPFRLAELLARVRAHLRHVSALGEPRRVASAGNVVLDFDAHRAFVDGEEVELRRKEFELLSLLVAEPGQLLTRERIMREVWDDNWWGSTKTLDMHISALRRKITSPERDARVSITTIRGVGFRLDVEPDSE, encoded by the coding sequence ATGACGGTCCGGATGCACGAGGAACCGCAGCCGACCGACGCGGGCCGGGTCCTGCTCGTCGAGGACGACACCGCGATCGCGGACGGGCTCGCGCGCGCGTTGCGCAGCCAGGGCTACGCGGTCGCGGTCGCGTCGACCGCGGCCGACGCGCTCGCCGCCGGCGGCGTGTCGCCCCCCGACCTCGTGCTGCTCGACCTCGGGCTCCCGGACGCCGACGGCGTGGACGTGTGCCGTCGCCTGCGGCGTGACCACCCGAGCCTGCCGATCGTCATCCTCACCGCGCGCACGGACGAGGTAGACGTCGTCGTCGGCCTCGACGCGGGCGCGAACGACTACGTGAGCAAGCCGTTCCGCCTCGCGGAGCTTCTCGCGCGCGTGCGCGCGCACCTGCGGCACGTCAGCGCGCTCGGGGAGCCCCGTCGGGTCGCGTCGGCGGGAAACGTCGTGCTCGACTTCGACGCGCACCGCGCGTTCGTCGACGGCGAGGAGGTCGAGCTGCGGCGCAAGGAGTTCGAGCTGCTGTCGTTGCTCGTCGCGGAGCCGGGTCAGCTCCTCACGCGTGAGCGGATCATGCGCGAGGTGTGGGACGACAACTGGTGGGGCTCGACGAAGACGCTCGACATGCACATCTCGGCGTTGCGCCGCAAGATCACCTCGCCCGAGCGCGACGCGCGCGTGTCGATCACGACGATCCGGGGAGTCGGCTTCCGCCTCGACGTCGAGCCGGATAGCGAGTGA